The following proteins are co-located in the Sporosarcina pasteurii genome:
- a CDS encoding ABC transporter permease yields MFLALFGAVESGLIYAIMAIGVYLTFRILNFPDLTVDGSFVTGGAVTAISIINGVPPIFATILGAFAGFLAGCVTGLLHTKGKINALLSGILMMIALYSINLRIMGKPNLSLSRESTLKNQFIEVWEKTGIDGVINNLLGSMGIERLPATWGIVFLMIIIMILMKVIIDYFLKTEIGLGLRATGNNQVMSRSFSANTDTLIIIGLGISNGLVALSGSLIAQYGGFTDVGMGIGMIIIGLASVIIGEALFGAKTVARATLAIILGAVIYRIVVALALRVEFLDTGDMKLITAILVIVALVTPKIVQVQREKKRRLAKRAALKVGHVKNVEA; encoded by the coding sequence ATGTTTTTAGCTTTATTTGGTGCTGTTGAATCAGGTTTGATTTATGCGATTATGGCGATTGGTGTCTATTTGACTTTCAGAATATTGAATTTTCCTGACTTAACAGTAGATGGAAGTTTCGTCACGGGTGGTGCAGTTACTGCAATTTCAATTATAAATGGGGTACCACCCATTTTTGCGACAATCCTTGGGGCATTCGCTGGGTTTCTCGCGGGCTGTGTAACGGGCTTACTACATACAAAGGGAAAAATTAATGCGTTACTCTCTGGAATTTTAATGATGATTGCGCTTTATTCTATTAATTTAAGAATCATGGGGAAACCCAATTTATCTTTATCAAGGGAGTCTACTTTAAAAAATCAGTTCATCGAAGTGTGGGAGAAAACGGGAATTGATGGTGTCATTAATAATTTATTGGGCTCTATGGGAATCGAACGATTACCGGCGACGTGGGGCATTGTGTTTTTGATGATTATCATTATGATCCTAATGAAAGTAATCATTGATTATTTCTTGAAAACTGAAATTGGATTAGGGCTAAGAGCCACAGGAAATAACCAAGTGATGAGTCGTAGTTTTTCAGCAAATACGGATACATTAATTATCATCGGTTTAGGAATTTCGAATGGGCTTGTTGCATTGTCAGGTTCTTTAATTGCACAATATGGTGGGTTTACGGATGTTGGTATGGGAATAGGGATGATTATTATTGGGCTTGCTTCGGTCATTATCGGCGAAGCATTGTTTGGTGCAAAAACAGTTGCAAGGGCAACATTGGCTATAATTCTTGGTGCAGTGATTTACCGGATAGTCGTTGCATTGGCGCTTCGAGTTGAATTTTTAGATACAGGGGATATGAAGCTCATTACGGCCATTCTTGTCATTGTAGCATTGGTGACACCAAAAATTGTACAAGTGCAAAGAGAGAAAAAGCGCCGACTCGCAAAACGTGCCGCATTGAAGGTAGGTCATGTTAAAAATGTTGAAGCTTAA
- a CDS encoding ABC transporter substrate-binding protein — protein MKKSLQLTILAVISMFVLVACGSDGEKESGSDSGGEKYIIGATQILEHPSLDAATEGFKKAIEDAGINAEIDYQSAQNDMNNVAVIADKFVADGVDLIFANSTPSALGAQNATSDIPILFTSVTDAVDADLIESMESPGGNITGVVDLHPDAIGKTIEFIDQYFKDAKVGIIYNAGEQNSVAQMKAIEEIADGTSLTLIERTVATSADVQQAAMSLVGDIDVFYVFTDNTVVSALDSVVDIANEQQIPLIVGEPDSVELGGFASYGFDYYSIGYRTGEMAAEILKDGKKPSEISAEYPPELKLFINKEAAEAQGIEWDTDWDDAEIIE, from the coding sequence ATGAAAAAGTCTTTACAGCTAACGATTCTTGCGGTAATCAGTATGTTTGTTTTGGTTGCTTGTGGAAGTGACGGTGAGAAGGAAAGTGGAAGCGATAGCGGCGGTGAGAAATACATAATTGGTGCGACACAAATATTAGAACATCCATCGCTTGATGCTGCGACTGAAGGATTTAAGAAAGCCATTGAAGATGCAGGCATCAATGCGGAAATTGATTATCAAAGTGCACAAAATGATATGAATAATGTTGCAGTTATTGCAGATAAGTTTGTTGCGGATGGTGTCGATTTAATCTTTGCAAACTCAACGCCAAGTGCTTTGGGTGCTCAAAATGCAACGAGTGATATCCCGATTTTGTTTACTTCTGTGACAGATGCAGTAGATGCTGATCTTATTGAATCGATGGAGAGTCCAGGCGGAAATATTACAGGTGTTGTTGATTTACATCCAGATGCAATTGGAAAAACGATTGAATTTATTGATCAATATTTTAAAGATGCAAAAGTTGGAATTATTTATAATGCAGGCGAGCAAAACTCTGTTGCGCAAATGAAAGCCATTGAAGAGATTGCAGACGGAACAAGTTTAACGTTAATTGAAAGAACTGTTGCGACGTCAGCGGATGTTCAACAAGCGGCCATGTCACTAGTCGGAGATATTGATGTGTTTTATGTTTTCACAGATAATACAGTCGTTTCTGCATTAGATAGCGTTGTAGATATTGCCAACGAACAACAAATCCCATTAATTGTAGGGGAACCAGATTCTGTGGAATTAGGTGGATTTGCATCCTATGGATTCGATTATTACTCAATTGGTTATCGCACGGGAGAAATGGCAGCGGAAATTTTAAAAGATGGTAAAAAACCAAGTGAAATTAGTGCTGAATATCCGCCAGAGTTAAAGTTGTTTATTAATAAAGAAGCGGCAGAAGCACAAGGAATTGAATGGGATACAGACTGGGACGATGCAGAGATTATAGAATAA
- a CDS encoding pseudouridine synthase, with amino-acid sequence MRLNQYISSSGFCSRRQAERYITAKKVLVNGEIASHVYFVEEDDHVEVDSHTITHTAQDIYMILNKPSGITCTASPAIAGNIIDFISYPERIFPVGRLDKETEGLILLTNDGSIVNDLMKDENQQEKEYVVTVNKKITDTFIKDLSNGVDIYNPRTKGYTTTNPCTVTQLDNFTFRITLTQGLNRQIRRMCRRFQYTVTHLRRVRIKHIELGSLERGQWRYLTEEEIAKLKS; translated from the coding sequence TTGAGGTTGAATCAATATATTAGTTCTTCGGGATTTTGTTCCAGAAGACAGGCGGAACGCTATATTACGGCTAAAAAGGTTCTAGTGAATGGTGAGATTGCGTCACATGTTTATTTTGTTGAAGAGGATGATCATGTTGAAGTAGACAGTCACACCATCACACATACGGCACAAGACATTTATATGATACTTAATAAACCGAGTGGGATCACTTGTACTGCCTCCCCTGCTATTGCCGGTAATATTATCGACTTTATTTCCTATCCTGAACGGATATTTCCCGTTGGACGCCTGGATAAAGAAACAGAAGGTCTCATTTTATTAACCAATGACGGGAGTATTGTAAACGACTTAATGAAAGACGAGAATCAACAGGAAAAAGAATATGTTGTAACCGTCAACAAAAAAATAACGGATACGTTTATAAAAGATTTATCAAACGGTGTAGACATTTACAATCCGAGAACAAAAGGCTATACGACGACTAACCCTTGTACCGTTACACAGTTGGACAATTTTACGTTTCGCATAACGTTAACTCAAGGATTGAATCGACAGATCCGTAGAATGTGCAGACGATTTCAATATACTGTCACGCACTTGCGAAGGGTTCGAATCAAGCATATTGAGCTTGGATCATTAGAGCGTGGCCAGTGGCGTTACTTGACTGAAGAAGAGATAGCGAAGTTAAAATCGTGA
- a CDS encoding recombinase family protein → MKNLQSDAAIYCRTNSLENMKQLQNLVAYAKVNGLNPIILTDLASGVGYRPSLNLLLKLIRSKEINTIIIRSYTRLSRDKNELTAILDEFKKYNVKIISTEMPNEVVHQNIRQTIQWTLSN, encoded by the coding sequence TTGAAAAACTTACAATCTGATGCGGCAATTTATTGTCGTACTAATTCTTTGGAAAATATGAAGCAGCTACAAAATCTGGTAGCCTATGCTAAAGTAAATGGTTTAAATCCAATCATCTTAACTGATTTAGCTAGCGGAGTAGGATATCGACCATCTTTAAACTTGTTATTAAAATTGATTCGCAGTAAGGAAATTAATACAATTATTATAAGGTCATATACACGACTTTCACGGGATAAAAATGAACTTACAGCGATTTTGGATGAATTTAAAAAATACAATGTAAAGATCATTTCTACTGAGATGCCAAACGAGGTTGTTCATCAAAACATCAGACAAACAATTCAATGGACACTTTCAAATTAG
- a CDS encoding ATP-dependent endonuclease produces the protein MSSIKVRGIQIENYRSFGEMKSITFPTQDYKKPIAIVGYNNAGKTNLLNAILYGIREKYVNINTFTRDDFHNRSFKNIPQILTGVTSSSEKRVDGKIVDLTGYHYLDINLDGEEIEDVKVNSYVDWERKVPNYRVFGASKYYKVFYINFHEIKKEISTKKTSWGNLTSFLAKHIQSLVETDQKMQRNKDNFKTEINEATKKILFGSQLNDFVEKIQLNYSKNLRDNNCNIEFGLPDYEDIFLEMMFKIGLNGDAGNLIPLEHFGDGYISMFVMAVIQAIAESNTEDECLFLFEEPESFLHENHQEYFYKTVLCGLAENNHQVIYTTHSDKMIDIFDTKSIVRLEFDEKKKQTEVKYNESTLEFSPAVKITEADNNEVIDKVEDYNNYIKIIEPNLNKIIFSRKVLLVEGPNDMMVYKEIIRRKVLERTNDHKYSDTYLNFKNIAIIPHHGKITALVLINLCKHLGLDYFVINDFDFDYDLVSKMNFASEEDYKNSDFYNIEIEEIKAYNVKGEELSLGTKKAMMTTNWRLINEAKLNQLHFNIPKLEKLINYEKGDKDSIGIWNAINRMDNFNEDLFPNELVEFLEIDEL, from the coding sequence ATGAGTAGTATCAAAGTCAGAGGGATACAAATAGAAAATTATCGCTCCTTTGGTGAGATGAAATCCATTACTTTTCCAACTCAAGATTATAAAAAGCCAATTGCAATTGTAGGCTATAACAATGCTGGTAAGACTAATTTGCTTAATGCCATTTTATATGGCATCCGCGAAAAATACGTAAATATAAACACTTTTACAAGAGACGACTTTCATAATAGAAGTTTTAAGAATATTCCACAGATACTTACAGGAGTAACAAGTAGTTCAGAAAAGAGAGTAGATGGAAAGATTGTCGATTTGACAGGGTATCATTATCTAGATATTAATTTAGATGGTGAGGAAATTGAAGATGTAAAGGTTAATTCATATGTAGATTGGGAAAGAAAAGTTCCTAACTACAGAGTATTTGGGGCATCCAAGTATTATAAAGTTTTTTATATCAACTTTCATGAAATTAAAAAAGAGATTTCGACTAAAAAAACGAGTTGGGGGAACCTAACCTCATTTCTTGCAAAACATATTCAAAGCTTAGTAGAGACTGATCAAAAAATGCAAAGAAACAAAGATAACTTTAAAACTGAAATAAATGAGGCGACTAAAAAGATACTTTTTGGTTCGCAGTTAAATGACTTTGTAGAAAAAATACAACTAAATTACTCCAAAAATCTTCGAGATAATAATTGTAATATAGAATTTGGGTTGCCTGATTACGAAGATATATTTTTAGAAATGATGTTCAAAATAGGGCTTAATGGTGATGCAGGAAATTTGATACCACTTGAACACTTTGGTGATGGTTACATTTCAATGTTCGTAATGGCTGTAATACAAGCAATAGCAGAATCAAATACTGAAGATGAGTGTCTCTTTTTATTTGAAGAACCGGAAAGTTTTTTACACGAAAATCATCAAGAGTATTTTTACAAAACTGTATTATGTGGTTTGGCGGAAAATAACCATCAGGTGATATATACTACGCATTCAGATAAAATGATAGATATATTTGATACCAAAAGCATAGTAAGGTTAGAGTTCGATGAAAAGAAGAAGCAAACAGAAGTAAAATATAATGAATCAACACTAGAGTTTTCACCGGCCGTTAAAATTACAGAAGCTGATAATAATGAGGTTATAGACAAAGTTGAAGATTATAATAATTATATCAAGATTATTGAACCTAATTTAAATAAGATAATCTTTAGTAGGAAAGTTCTTCTTGTGGAAGGACCGAATGACATGATGGTGTATAAAGAAATAATAAGAAGAAAGGTATTAGAAAGAACAAATGATCATAAGTACTCTGACACTTATCTAAATTTCAAGAACATAGCTATTATTCCTCACCATGGTAAGATCACGGCACTAGTACTTATCAATTTATGTAAACACCTTGGATTAGATTACTTTGTTATAAATGATTTTGATTTTGATTATGATCTTGTTAGTAAAATGAACTTTGCAAGTGAGGAAGATTACAAAAATAGTGACTTTTATAATATAGAGATTGAGGAAATAAAAGCCTATAACGTAAAAGGAGAAGAGTTAAGTCTAGGGACTAAAAAAGCGATGATGACCACCAATTGGCGATTGATAAATGAAGCCAAGTTGAATCAGCTACATTTTAATATACCTAAATTGGAGAAGTTGATTAATTATGAGAAGGGGGATAAAGATAGTATTGGGATTTGGAATGCAATAAATAGAATGGACAATTTTAACGAAGACTTATTCCCGAATGAGTTAGTTGAGTTTTTAGAAATAGATGAATTGTAG
- a CDS encoding Cthe_2314 family HEPN domain-containing protein, translated as MVDLLKEKDELKEILTANDFIEVFNNFKVEGMEGKEVVGFMSSHNDVSFINKHFNLQAIHRSIRHTNFFIKKSLDKALENIYIQDYKKVELFQPANEFEMEAIFYVENAIFRTVVLWDLLGQLYNEYFNIGVSPRSLYYKGFFKKQKQEELANNIFMYLEKKDLEVDGEMKGHHKFISDYRNKMTHRNSPSVTTLSSFDHNIRLPMRFVNYRVIKDYEKVTLFIQELLTIIETDYKRQI; from the coding sequence ATGGTAGATTTGTTAAAAGAAAAAGATGAGTTAAAAGAGATTTTAACAGCAAATGATTTTATAGAAGTATTCAATAATTTTAAAGTGGAAGGTATGGAAGGAAAAGAAGTTGTTGGTTTTATGTCTTCTCACAATGATGTTTCTTTTATAAATAAACATTTTAATCTTCAGGCAATTCATCGAAGTATTAGACATACAAATTTTTTTATTAAAAAATCATTAGACAAAGCATTAGAAAATATTTATATACAAGACTATAAAAAAGTGGAATTGTTCCAACCGGCGAATGAATTTGAGATGGAAGCCATTTTTTATGTGGAAAATGCAATATTTAGAACTGTAGTGTTATGGGATTTGCTAGGTCAGTTATATAACGAGTATTTCAATATAGGAGTCTCACCTCGTTCTTTGTATTATAAAGGATTTTTCAAAAAACAAAAGCAAGAGGAATTAGCAAATAATATATTCATGTATTTAGAAAAGAAGGATCTGGAGGTTGATGGTGAAATGAAAGGCCATCATAAGTTTATATCTGATTATAGAAACAAAATGACACATAGGAACTCTCCAAGTGTGACAACGCTTTCATCCTTTGATCACAATATAAGATTGCCGATGAGATTTGTTAATTATCGAGTGATAAAAGACTATGAAAAAGTAACTTTATTTATTCAAGAGTTGTTAACTATTATAGAAACTGATTATAAACGGCAAATATAA
- a CDS encoding type I restriction endonuclease subunit R has translation MDTGRKNASEKAFQEKFVQKLEQYKWRAPDVLDGNKQRVTVQDLVNNWRKELNRLNADVLEGVALTDSEFQQVMMKVSQLDNSYEAAKLLAMEQSTGKIDGIYRDSNPNIMREQVTLTIFKKAQVSGGDSSYQIAREVETPNGHRFDIVLLINGLPLINIEQKRTDKSLEEAFNQFKGYYEAGEYANNFMAFSQMMVMTSEVATRYFATPKSIKDFNPSFVFHWANKNNKPINHWEEVVEQFLMIPMAHQMVGDYLVIDEAKEEENRRHMLLRSYQVHALQAIEGAALGWDNEDKIPHGGFVWHTTGSGKTITSFKTALFLSTRAGFDKVIFLVDRKELDSRTSENFKAYAQYEAVTVDDTAHTYQLRKQLTSPSNGIVVTTTFKLNNLVKDLMDAKGDQLADKKFVFIIDEAHRTTMGDMMVTIREYFRKNGLFYGFTGTPLFDENRAAGMINKNSELVNTTEKLFGPLLHQYTIDEAIADKNVLGFHIDYINTGEFESYDALRRQIVDALQEEQPEVPRREVERDVYEWSELDVEKEARKRKLLYYHDETHIPKVVEEILDHWMDQSQNKKFNAILTVAFKQRVIAYYEEFQRQLAARDDLSVNVAMTFSFGSDADQEPTDPELIKKMFQDYAAFTGIEYAYGDSRRGEQAYYEDLVERATRGGSGRNPRNIDLVIVADQLLTGYDSKFINTLYVDRTLALQGLIQAYSRTNRIYGKEKEFGSIVNFQYPRLTEQMVNEALILYGSGGTSSSAIVEPYPEAVDSFVQYSQDVKQLLTDPTAWQQLETNEEAKEMFVKAFKQANAQLNTIQQYYEFAWVDEAFGLTEHEWMQYVGAYRNLTRDDEDDGGEDLPVLPLGETKLAHAQRIDANYIIQLIGSEATTSNGKQTVDAETLRLIYQHIEEVSNMGEYDQAELLKKFVQEEIEPGNVPSNVNFDDAYENWKNAKLKKEIYKISKEWGVNEVIFEKAVNAYSVTKPDEIPYIEDITKSVDYHSIENPKTPNQLVHNMELHKTLPEIVPKLKRKFK, from the coding sequence TTGGATACGGGACGTAAAAATGCATCGGAAAAGGCATTTCAGGAGAAGTTTGTGCAGAAGCTTGAGCAATATAAATGGCGCGCGCCAGATGTATTAGATGGCAATAAACAACGAGTAACGGTACAAGATTTGGTGAATAATTGGCGGAAAGAATTGAATCGGTTGAACGCGGATGTATTAGAAGGTGTTGCACTAACAGACAGTGAGTTCCAGCAAGTGATGATGAAAGTTTCGCAGCTCGACAACAGTTATGAAGCTGCGAAACTCCTCGCGATGGAACAATCGACGGGGAAAATTGATGGCATTTACCGAGATTCAAACCCGAATATTATGCGAGAACAAGTAACCTTAACAATCTTCAAAAAAGCACAAGTGAGTGGCGGCGATTCGAGTTATCAAATTGCACGAGAAGTCGAAACGCCGAATGGCCACCGTTTTGATATCGTTTTACTCATTAACGGTTTACCTCTTATTAATATCGAACAAAAGCGTACAGATAAATCATTGGAAGAAGCATTTAACCAGTTCAAAGGTTATTACGAAGCGGGAGAGTATGCGAATAACTTTATGGCATTTTCGCAAATGATGGTCATGACGTCAGAAGTAGCGACGCGTTATTTTGCGACACCGAAGTCGATCAAAGATTTCAATCCTAGTTTCGTTTTCCATTGGGCAAATAAAAACAATAAGCCAATCAATCATTGGGAAGAAGTTGTCGAGCAATTTCTCATGATTCCGATGGCACATCAAATGGTTGGGGATTATTTAGTCATTGATGAGGCGAAGGAAGAAGAAAATCGCCGTCATATGTTATTACGCTCTTATCAAGTTCATGCCCTGCAAGCAATTGAAGGCGCTGCACTGGGTTGGGATAACGAAGACAAAATCCCACATGGTGGATTTGTATGGCATACGACGGGTTCAGGAAAGACGATTACAAGTTTTAAAACGGCGCTGTTTTTATCGACAAGAGCTGGGTTCGATAAAGTCATTTTCTTAGTGGACCGGAAAGAATTAGATAGTCGTACGAGCGAAAATTTTAAAGCGTATGCGCAGTATGAAGCAGTTACCGTTGACGATACAGCACATACATATCAGCTTCGTAAACAGCTGACATCTCCTAGTAATGGGATTGTTGTTACGACCACATTTAAGCTGAATAATCTTGTGAAAGACTTAATGGATGCGAAGGGTGATCAGTTAGCAGACAAGAAATTTGTATTTATTATCGATGAAGCACACCGCACAACGATGGGTGACATGATGGTGACGATTCGAGAGTATTTCCGTAAAAATGGCTTGTTTTATGGGTTTACCGGTACGCCTTTATTTGATGAAAATAGAGCTGCGGGAATGATTAACAAGAATAGCGAGCTTGTGAATACGACGGAAAAGCTATTCGGTCCTTTATTACACCAATATACGATTGATGAAGCGATTGCAGATAAAAACGTTCTCGGTTTCCATATTGATTACATCAACACCGGTGAATTTGAAAGTTATGACGCCTTGCGCAGACAAATTGTAGATGCCTTGCAGGAAGAGCAACCTGAAGTGCCAAGAAGAGAAGTAGAGCGTGATGTGTATGAATGGTCGGAGCTTGATGTTGAAAAGGAAGCACGGAAGCGGAAGTTGCTTTATTATCATGATGAAACCCATATCCCAAAGGTTGTAGAAGAAATACTTGACCACTGGATGGATCAGTCGCAAAATAAAAAGTTTAATGCGATTCTAACAGTTGCATTTAAACAGCGTGTGATTGCTTATTATGAAGAGTTCCAAAGGCAATTGGCAGCGCGAGATGACTTGTCCGTGAACGTTGCGATGACCTTTAGTTTTGGTTCGGATGCAGATCAGGAACCGACAGACCCAGAACTCATTAAGAAAATGTTCCAAGACTACGCTGCATTTACAGGAATTGAGTATGCTTATGGTGATTCAAGGCGCGGAGAACAAGCCTATTATGAAGATTTAGTCGAACGTGCAACGCGTGGTGGAAGTGGACGAAATCCGAGGAATATCGACTTAGTGATTGTTGCTGACCAATTATTAACAGGCTATGATTCGAAGTTCATTAATACATTGTATGTAGACCGGACACTCGCACTTCAAGGGCTAATTCAAGCGTATTCGAGAACGAACCGAATTTACGGGAAAGAGAAGGAATTTGGTTCAATTGTCAATTTCCAATATCCACGTTTAACAGAGCAAATGGTGAATGAGGCACTTATTTTATATGGAAGTGGCGGAACGAGCAGTAGTGCAATTGTTGAACCGTATCCAGAAGCGGTCGATTCATTCGTTCAGTATTCGCAAGATGTGAAGCAATTATTGACCGATCCGACAGCTTGGCAACAGTTAGAAACGAATGAAGAAGCGAAAGAAATGTTCGTCAAAGCATTTAAACAAGCGAATGCACAACTCAATACAATCCAGCAATATTATGAATTTGCGTGGGTCGATGAAGCATTTGGCTTGACCGAACATGAATGGATGCAATATGTCGGGGCATACCGTAACTTAACGCGAGATGATGAAGACGATGGAGGAGAAGACTTACCAGTATTACCGTTAGGCGAGACGAAATTAGCACATGCACAGCGGATTGATGCAAACTATATTATCCAACTCATCGGAAGTGAAGCGACAACATCAAATGGTAAACAAACAGTCGATGCGGAAACCTTACGATTAATTTATCAACATATTGAAGAAGTGAGCAATATGGGAGAGTACGATCAGGCGGAGTTATTGAAAAAGTTCGTCCAAGAAGAAATCGAACCAGGAAATGTCCCAAGTAATGTTAATTTCGACGATGCATACGAAAACTGGAAAAATGCAAAATTAAAAAAGGAAATTTATAAGATTTCGAAAGAGTGGGGCGTGAATGAGGTCATCTTTGAAAAAGCAGTGAATGCCTACTCGGTGACGAAGCCAGATGAAATTCCATACATCGAAGATATCACAAAAAGCGTTGACTACCATTCGATAGAAAATCCAAAAACACCTAACCAGCTCGTTCACAACATGGAGTTGCATAAGACATTGCCAGAAATTGTGCCGAAATTGAAGAGGAAGTTTAAGTGA
- a CDS encoding restriction endonuclease subunit S, whose amino-acid sequence MEEKKLVPKRRFEGFDGEWEKEYLGNISDIKTGPFGSSLHAKDYVKSGVPIITTEHFKEGFLPVEAHGLPQVSSEDYSRLSAYRLLKDDIVFSRVGSVDINALTTQNQNLLDTKKVKNDVVTRAVGQTMPSINTEILKRTELTMINAINEQQKIGKFFKVLDERIANQERKIDKVKALKEAYLTEMFPQEDETVPKRRFGEFEGEWVESTIKDTTEINSGMDYKHLKFGNIPVYGTGGYMLSVNDQLSTSDGIGIGRKGTIDKPQFLKAPFWTVDTLFYMIPKKDYDIYYLYYLCNTIKWRKYDESTGVPSLSKDTIGNISIMTPIIEEQQKIGKFFKNLDNQIATEEAKLEKLKKMKAAYLEEMFV is encoded by the coding sequence ATGGAAGAAAAGAAGTTGGTGCCGAAGAGGCGGTTTGAGGGGTTTGATGGGGAGTGGGAAAAAGAATATCTTGGAAACATTAGTGATATTAAAACAGGTCCTTTTGGTAGTAGTTTACATGCAAAAGATTATGTGAAATCTGGTGTACCTATTATTACTACAGAACATTTTAAAGAAGGTTTCTTACCAGTAGAAGCACATGGATTACCACAGGTATCTTCTGAAGATTATTCAAGATTAAGTGCTTATAGATTGCTAAAAGATGATATTGTCTTTTCAAGGGTAGGATCTGTAGATATCAACGCATTAACAACACAAAATCAAAACTTATTAGATACTAAAAAAGTGAAAAATGACGTTGTAACGAGAGCAGTAGGTCAAACTATGCCTTCCATCAATACTGAGATTTTAAAAAGAACAGAGTTAACTATGATTAATGCTATAAATGAACAACAAAAAATCGGCAAGTTTTTCAAGGTGTTAGACGAGCGGATTGCAAATCAAGAACGAAAAATCGACAAAGTGAAAGCCTTAAAAGAAGCGTACTTAACCGAAATGTTCCCACAAGAAGACGAAACCGTACCGAAAAGACGGTTTGGAGAATTTGAGGGGGAATGGGTAGAATCAACCATTAAAGACACGACGGAAATAAACTCAGGAATGGATTATAAACATTTGAAATTCGGGAATATTCCAGTTTATGGAACGGGTGGATATATGCTATCTGTAAATGATCAACTTTCAACCAGCGACGGTATAGGGATTGGTCGGAAAGGAACTATCGATAAGCCCCAGTTTTTAAAGGCTCCATTTTGGACAGTTGATACATTATTTTATATGATACCAAAAAAAGATTACGATATTTATTATTTATATTACTTATGTAACACAATTAAATGGAGAAAGTACGATGAATCAACCGGAGTACCAAGTCTATCAAAGGATACTATTGGAAACATAAGCATCATGACACCAATAATAGAAGAACAACAAAAAATCGGTAAATTCTTCAAAAACCTCGACAATCAAATTGCTACTGAAGAAGCGAAGCTGGAGAAATTGAAGAAGATGAAAGCGGCGTATTTAGAAGAAATGTTTGTGTAG